In a single window of the Arthrobacter zhangbolii genome:
- a CDS encoding AMP-binding protein — protein MPSYAASASDTPLLDETIGANLERTAQRFPQATAVIDVPTGRTWTYAEFNAEVNAVAAGLLARGIGAGDRVGIWSPNCAEWTVAQYATAKAGAILVNVDPAYRQSELDFVVRQSGMRMLLTAPSEKRSDYAAMAQTALESGGSLTALVHLAGDGAGSFNALARAGRAAGAAGEAAVAERMAGLRPGDPINIQYTSGTTGFPKGATLTHANILNNGYFIGELLDYTEADRVVLPVPFYHCFGMVIGNLAALSHGAATVIPSRTFDAGAALAAVQAHGGTSLYGVPTMFIAELGLPDFDRYDLSTLRTGVMAGSPCPEEIMKRVIAEMNMNEVAICYGMTETSPVSTMTRGGDSLARRTRTVGRTMPHLESQVVDPGTGEQVPFGAIGELCTRGYSVMTGYWNQPDATAEAIDADGWMHTGDLARMDEEGYVSIEGRIKDMVIRGGENIYPREIEEFLYTHPDIQDVQVIGIPDERYGEELMACIIPVPGAPAPDTASIAEFCSGALAHYKIPKYVQIRGSFPMTVSGKIRKVAMREEAVGRLAGTGPAMP, from the coding sequence TTGCCCTCATATGCCGCTTCCGCTTCCGATACCCCGCTGTTGGACGAGACCATCGGTGCCAACCTGGAACGCACCGCGCAGCGCTTTCCGCAGGCCACTGCCGTGATCGACGTCCCCACCGGCCGGACGTGGACGTATGCCGAATTCAACGCGGAGGTCAATGCAGTAGCCGCGGGGCTGCTGGCGCGGGGGATCGGGGCGGGGGACCGGGTGGGCATCTGGTCACCGAACTGTGCCGAATGGACCGTGGCGCAATACGCCACCGCCAAGGCCGGGGCAATCCTGGTGAACGTGGATCCGGCATACCGGCAAAGCGAGCTGGACTTTGTGGTGCGGCAGAGCGGGATGCGTATGCTGCTCACCGCCCCGAGCGAGAAGCGCAGCGACTATGCGGCCATGGCGCAGACCGCGCTTGAAAGCGGCGGGTCCCTGACCGCACTTGTGCACCTGGCCGGTGATGGGGCCGGGAGCTTCAACGCCCTGGCGCGCGCGGGGAGGGCCGCCGGAGCGGCAGGGGAGGCCGCCGTGGCCGAACGGATGGCCGGGCTCCGGCCCGGGGACCCCATCAACATCCAGTACACCTCCGGGACCACTGGCTTCCCCAAAGGTGCCACCCTGACGCACGCAAACATCCTGAACAACGGATACTTCATCGGCGAACTATTGGACTACACGGAAGCGGACCGGGTGGTCCTGCCGGTGCCCTTCTATCACTGTTTCGGCATGGTGATCGGGAATCTGGCAGCCCTCTCGCACGGAGCGGCCACCGTGATTCCCTCCCGCACGTTCGACGCCGGCGCTGCCCTTGCCGCGGTCCAGGCGCACGGAGGCACCTCCCTGTACGGGGTGCCGACGATGTTCATTGCCGAGCTGGGCCTGCCGGACTTCGACCGGTATGACCTCTCCACGCTGCGCACCGGCGTGATGGCGGGCTCGCCCTGCCCGGAGGAGATCATGAAGCGCGTCATTGCGGAAATGAACATGAACGAAGTGGCCATTTGCTACGGGATGACTGAAACCTCCCCGGTTTCGACGATGACACGGGGCGGGGATTCACTGGCCCGCCGCACCCGGACAGTGGGGCGTACCATGCCGCATCTGGAAAGCCAGGTGGTGGACCCGGGGACCGGGGAACAGGTTCCGTTCGGAGCGATCGGTGAACTGTGCACCCGCGGCTACAGCGTGATGACCGGGTACTGGAACCAGCCCGACGCCACGGCTGAGGCCATTGACGCCGACGGCTGGATGCACACGGGCGATCTGGCCCGGATGGATGAGGAAGGCTATGTCAGCATCGAGGGCCGGATCAAGGACATGGTGATCCGCGGTGGAGAAAACATCTATCCGCGCGAGATCGAGGAGTTCCTCTATACCCATCCGGACATCCAGGACGTGCAGGTCATCGGCATTCCGGATGAGCGCTACGGCGAGGAACTCATGGCCTGCATCATCCCCGTTCCGGGCGCACCGGCACCGGACACCGCCTCTATTGCGGAGTTCTGCAGCGGAGCGCTGGCGCACTACAAGATTCCCAAATACGTGCAGATCCGGGGCAGTTTCCCAATGACGGTGTCAGGGAAAATCCGGAAGGTCGCCATGCGGGAGGAAGCCGTCGGCAGGCTGGCCGGCACCGGGCCGGCAATGCCCTAG
- a CDS encoding histidine phosphatase family protein, with protein sequence MRLLLIRHGQTPSNIGHFLDTGVPGPGLTELGLEQAAALPDALGAEPIDGIFASNLTRTQLTAAPLAAALGLPVQIRDGLREVSAGTLEMRNDRDSIITYLKTVYRWVQGDTGARMPGGPDGAATLARFDAVVRELAGAGLKTPAIFSHGAIIRAWATARAENVGADFIVQNALSNTGVAVMEAPELPGGGLGPWQLLTWMGEPVGGEALQDFGEDGPAADNVAL encoded by the coding sequence ATGCGCCTTTTACTCATCCGGCACGGCCAGACCCCGTCAAACATCGGGCACTTCCTGGACACCGGTGTCCCGGGACCCGGGCTGACCGAACTGGGACTGGAGCAGGCAGCCGCCCTGCCTGACGCCCTGGGCGCCGAACCCATCGACGGGATCTTCGCCTCCAACCTGACCCGCACGCAGCTGACCGCCGCGCCCCTGGCGGCTGCCCTGGGCCTGCCGGTGCAGATCCGGGACGGCCTGCGCGAAGTCTCGGCCGGGACGCTGGAAATGCGCAATGACCGCGACTCGATCATCACCTACCTGAAAACGGTGTACCGGTGGGTGCAGGGCGATACCGGCGCGAGGATGCCCGGCGGTCCCGACGGGGCTGCCACGCTGGCCCGCTTCGACGCGGTGGTCCGGGAACTGGCCGGAGCCGGCCTGAAGACGCCGGCGATCTTCAGCCACGGCGCCATCATCCGGGCCTGGGCCACCGCCCGTGCGGAGAACGTGGGGGCGGACTTTATTGTGCAGAACGCACTGAGCAACACCGGGGTGGCTGTCATGGAGGCTCCGGAGCTGCCCGGCGGGGGACTGGGCCCGTGGCAGCTGCTTACCTGGATGGGCGAGCCCGTGGGCGGGGAGGCACTGCAGGACTTCGGTGAGGACGGCCCGGCGGCGGACAACGTCGCCCTGTAA
- a CDS encoding putative quinol monooxygenase, whose product MTDATNPIELRATLVPNPGERTRVRLALDIAVEQVLAEPGCLRYEVVEDSEQEIVLAERWASKEDLDRHARGPAFQDLQESLSALLAEPLKVEQVR is encoded by the coding sequence ATGACTGATGCCACCAACCCCATTGAACTCCGTGCCACCCTGGTCCCGAACCCCGGCGAGCGCACCCGGGTCCGGCTTGCCCTGGACATTGCCGTGGAACAGGTGCTCGCCGAGCCCGGCTGCCTGCGCTACGAAGTTGTCGAGGATTCAGAGCAGGAGATAGTCCTTGCCGAACGGTGGGCCTCCAAAGAGGACCTGGACCGCCATGCCCGCGGTCCTGCCTTCCAGGACCTGCAGGAATCGCTGAGCGCCCTGCTCGCCGAACCGTTGAAGGTGGAGCAGGTCCGCTGA
- a CDS encoding MFS transporter → MPRLLADLTPLRESPDYRRLWTGTALSAVGTQLTLVAVSLEVYELTQSSLYVGLLGLVGLVPLVLAGLYGGSVVDAYDRRKVALLSSVLLWASTIGIAAQAWAGVGNVWLLYVLVAVNAGAGGLNQPARSAIIPRLVRPELLPAANALNMMTFGLAMTAGPLLAGVLVARVGYGWTYTIDVVTFTAAMWALYRLPPMPPVGQVQKAGLGSVLEGFRFLGTRPNIRMTFVVDLCAMVFSQPRALLPAIGALMLGGGATTVGVLLAATAVGAFLAGLFSGPLGLVRRQGLAVLWSVAAWALSVTAFGVVVVLAGHNDGEVPSVWLVPAAVAMACAGIADSISGVFRSTILQSATPDAMRGRLQGVFVVVVAGGPRLGDLVAGVNASFAGEGWAAILGGLICLALVAVLARTQPRFARYDALHPEP, encoded by the coding sequence GTGCCAAGACTGCTCGCCGACCTCACGCCGCTGCGCGAAAGCCCGGACTATCGCCGGTTATGGACGGGAACGGCACTCTCTGCAGTCGGCACCCAGCTCACCCTCGTGGCTGTGAGCCTGGAGGTTTACGAACTGACGCAGTCCAGCCTCTATGTGGGGCTGCTCGGACTGGTGGGCCTGGTGCCGCTGGTGCTCGCAGGGCTCTATGGCGGTTCCGTTGTGGATGCCTATGACCGGCGCAAGGTGGCACTGCTGTCCTCCGTGCTGCTGTGGGCCAGCACCATTGGTATTGCCGCGCAGGCGTGGGCGGGCGTGGGCAACGTCTGGCTGCTCTACGTGCTGGTAGCGGTGAATGCCGGTGCGGGCGGCCTCAACCAGCCGGCCCGCAGCGCCATCATTCCGCGGCTGGTCCGCCCGGAGCTCCTGCCCGCCGCCAATGCGCTGAACATGATGACCTTCGGGCTGGCCATGACCGCGGGCCCGCTGCTGGCAGGCGTGCTGGTGGCCCGCGTGGGGTACGGCTGGACCTACACGATCGACGTCGTCACGTTCACGGCCGCTATGTGGGCGCTGTACCGGCTTCCCCCGATGCCCCCGGTGGGCCAGGTGCAGAAGGCGGGGCTGGGCTCGGTGCTGGAGGGGTTCCGCTTCCTGGGCACCCGGCCGAATATCCGCATGACGTTTGTGGTGGACCTGTGCGCCATGGTGTTTTCCCAGCCGCGGGCACTGCTGCCGGCCATCGGTGCGTTGATGCTGGGAGGCGGCGCCACCACGGTAGGGGTGCTGCTGGCAGCCACCGCTGTGGGGGCGTTCCTCGCGGGCCTCTTTTCCGGCCCCCTTGGCCTGGTCCGCCGGCAGGGGCTGGCGGTGCTCTGGTCCGTGGCGGCCTGGGCGCTTTCCGTCACGGCGTTCGGTGTGGTTGTGGTGCTGGCCGGGCACAACGACGGCGAGGTCCCCTCGGTCTGGCTGGTTCCGGCGGCGGTGGCGATGGCATGCGCGGGGATTGCCGATTCGATCAGCGGGGTGTTCCGCTCCACTATTTTGCAGTCGGCTACGCCGGACGCCATGCGCGGCAGGCTGCAGGGCGTTTTTGTGGTGGTGGTTGCAGGGGGACCGCGGCTGGGAGACTTGGTTGCCGGCGTGAATGCCTCCTTCGCGGGCGAGGGATGGGCCGCAATCCTCGGCGGGCTGATCTGCCTGGCACTTGTGGCCGTGCTGGCCCGCACCCAGCCGCGGTTCGCCCGCTACGACGCACTGCATCCCGAGCCCTGA
- the trxA gene encoding thioredoxin: MATIDITEATFPETIEENDIVFVDFWADWCGPCKQFAPVYDSVSQQHEDITFAKVDTEAEQGLAAAAGITSIPTLMAFREKVLVFSQPGALNASQFSELVDAVKGLDMKAVHEQIAAQEREGAAGSNGQPTQS; the protein is encoded by the coding sequence ATGGCTACTATCGACATCACCGAAGCAACCTTCCCCGAAACCATCGAGGAAAACGACATCGTCTTCGTGGACTTCTGGGCGGATTGGTGCGGACCCTGCAAACAGTTCGCGCCGGTCTACGACTCCGTTTCGCAGCAGCACGAGGACATCACCTTCGCCAAGGTGGACACCGAGGCCGAGCAGGGGCTCGCAGCCGCCGCAGGCATCACCTCCATCCCCACGCTGATGGCGTTCCGCGAAAAGGTACTTGTCTTCTCCCAGCCCGGCGCCCTCAATGCCAGCCAGTTCAGTGAACTGGTGGACGCAGTGAAGGGCCTGGACATGAAGGCCGTGCACGAGCAGATCGCAGCGCAGGAACGCGAGGGTGCCGCAGGCTCCAACGGACAGCCCACCCAGAGCTAG
- a CDS encoding YajQ family cyclic di-GMP-binding protein, with protein sequence MASESTFDVVSKIDKQEVANALNQAQKEIAQRYDFKGVGAEVDFSGEKILMKANSEDRVKAVLDVLQSKLVKRGISLKSLDAGEPFASGKEYRIEASMKEGIAQDQAKKINKLIRDEGPKGVKSQIQGDELRVSSKSRDDLQATMALLKGADLEVDLQFINFR encoded by the coding sequence ATGGCCAGCGAGTCCACGTTCGACGTAGTCAGCAAGATCGACAAACAGGAAGTAGCCAACGCCCTGAACCAGGCGCAGAAGGAAATTGCCCAGCGGTATGACTTCAAGGGCGTTGGAGCCGAGGTGGACTTCAGCGGCGAGAAGATCCTGATGAAGGCCAACTCCGAGGACCGGGTCAAGGCGGTCCTGGACGTGCTGCAGTCCAAGCTGGTCAAGCGCGGAATCTCGCTGAAGTCCCTGGATGCGGGCGAGCCTTTCGCTTCCGGCAAGGAATACCGGATCGAAGCCTCCATGAAGGAGGGCATCGCGCAGGACCAGGCGAAGAAGATCAACAAGCTGATCCGCGACGAAGGCCCCAAGGGCGTCAAGTCCCAGATCCAGGGCGATGAGCTGCGCGTCAGCTCCAAGTCCCGCGATGATCTGCAGGCCACCATGGCACTGCTGAAGGGTGCAGACCTGGAAGTGGACCTGCAGTTCATCAACTTCCGCTAA
- the fdhA gene encoding formaldehyde dehydrogenase, glutathione-independent, whose translation MSSNRGVAYIEPGVVEVQDIDYPTFELRDGPGVNPANIGRKLPHAAILKVVTTNICGSDQHMVRGRTTAPPNLILGHEITGEVVETGPDVEFINVGDLVSVPFNISCGRCRNCKERKTGICLNVNPDRPGSAYGYVDMGGWVGGQAEYALVPYADWNLLRFPDKDQAMEKILDLTMLSDIFPTGYHGAVTAGVGVGSTVYIAGAGPVGLAAAASAQLLGAAAVIVGDLNQERLEQARSFGCETVDVSLGDPKDQIESILGVPEVDCAVDAVGFEARGHGSGSSTEAPATVLNALMDVTAAGGALGIPGLYVTGDPGGIDEAARKGSLSLDLGTGWAKSLSFTTGQCPVMKYNRELMMAILHDRVQIAKAVNATPISLDQAPESYREFDSGVARKYVIDPNGMLSGH comes from the coding sequence ATGAGTTCCAATCGAGGAGTTGCCTACATCGAACCCGGTGTAGTGGAAGTGCAGGACATCGACTACCCCACCTTCGAACTACGGGACGGGCCGGGAGTGAATCCCGCCAACATCGGACGGAAGCTTCCCCACGCAGCGATCCTGAAGGTGGTCACCACCAACATCTGCGGATCGGACCAGCACATGGTGCGCGGCCGGACGACGGCGCCGCCGAACCTGATCCTGGGGCACGAAATCACCGGTGAAGTGGTGGAAACCGGACCGGATGTGGAATTCATCAACGTGGGGGACCTGGTTTCGGTCCCGTTCAACATTTCCTGCGGCCGGTGCCGCAACTGCAAGGAACGCAAAACCGGCATCTGCCTGAACGTGAACCCGGACCGGCCCGGCAGCGCCTACGGATACGTGGATATGGGCGGCTGGGTAGGCGGGCAGGCGGAGTACGCCCTGGTTCCCTATGCGGACTGGAATCTGCTGCGTTTTCCGGACAAGGACCAGGCCATGGAAAAGATCCTGGACCTGACCATGCTCTCGGACATTTTCCCCACCGGTTACCACGGAGCGGTCACGGCAGGAGTGGGCGTCGGTTCCACCGTCTACATTGCCGGCGCCGGCCCGGTGGGGCTCGCGGCCGCGGCTTCGGCCCAGCTGCTGGGCGCCGCAGCCGTGATCGTTGGTGACCTGAACCAGGAGCGGCTGGAGCAGGCCCGCAGCTTCGGCTGCGAAACGGTGGATGTGTCACTGGGGGACCCGAAGGACCAGATCGAATCGATCCTGGGCGTTCCGGAAGTGGATTGCGCAGTGGACGCCGTGGGCTTCGAAGCCCGCGGGCACGGTTCCGGTTCCAGCACCGAGGCGCCGGCCACGGTCCTGAATGCGCTGATGGACGTCACGGCGGCCGGCGGCGCGCTGGGGATTCCGGGCCTCTATGTGACAGGGGATCCGGGCGGAATCGACGAGGCGGCCCGCAAGGGATCACTGAGCCTGGACCTGGGGACGGGCTGGGCAAAGTCCCTGTCCTTCACCACCGGGCAGTGTCCGGTGATGAAATACAACCGGGAACTGATGATGGCGATCCTGCATGACCGCGTCCAGATAGCCAAGGCAGTGAACGCAACCCCCATCAGCCTGGACCAGGCACCGGAGTCCTACCGCGAGTTCGACTCGGGAGTGGCCCGAAAGTATGTGATTGATCCGAACGGCATGCTCTCCGGACACTGA
- a CDS encoding MarR family winged helix-turn-helix transcriptional regulator — MKTDPALDELAEGFRESLRLALYIARNMDADTDLSSSQISVLRMAAGDGMRVTGIARNLGVKVPSATEQIIRLEAAGLLLRSPDPADSRGVRVTLTPEGAKALAEGDRNRTALMADLLRQLSPEDRTALAAALPVIRRLTELPPAQGPLHRSANS; from the coding sequence ATGAAGACCGATCCCGCACTGGATGAACTCGCGGAGGGGTTTCGCGAATCGCTCCGGCTGGCACTGTACATTGCCCGCAACATGGATGCGGATACAGACCTGAGCTCCAGTCAGATCAGCGTCCTGAGAATGGCCGCCGGTGACGGCATGCGGGTTACCGGAATAGCCCGGAACCTCGGGGTGAAGGTGCCCAGTGCCACCGAGCAGATCATCCGGCTCGAAGCCGCCGGACTGCTGCTGCGCAGTCCCGATCCCGCTGATTCCCGCGGCGTCCGGGTCACCCTGACCCCCGAAGGCGCCAAGGCGCTGGCAGAAGGAGACCGTAACCGGACCGCCCTGATGGCAGACCTGCTTCGGCAGCTGAGTCCGGAGGACCGGACCGCGCTGGCGGCTGCATTGCCGGTGATCCGCCGTCTGACGGAGCTGCCTCCGGCCCAGGGCCCGCTTCACCGGTCAGCGAACAGCTAG
- a CDS encoding DNA-3-methyladenine glycosylase family protein, translating into MSFTAAVPVVPAALRPLPSGPSGAAAAYWESPAPYCLQTSLRILVRGKQDPTIRLGDGVAWLAFLTPEGPATLNLREEPVPAPGARIQARAWGPGARCALASVPDLLGEKDDWSGFDDEDFRAGLPRMVRETRRRNLSLRLPSTGRIMDSLIPVVLEQKVTVLEAYYAWRYLVTRYGTDAPGPAPAGMKAAPAPQTWRRIPSWDWHKARVDHSRSTTILRACSLASGLERLAGVPLGENLTSKLCSVPGIGAWSAAEITQRTHGAPDSVSVGDYHLAAYVGAALTGRRTDDAGMLKLLEPWRGHRQRVVRMIMLSGYRKPVYGPKLAPMDHRRR; encoded by the coding sequence ATGTCCTTCACCGCAGCTGTTCCCGTGGTGCCGGCTGCACTCCGGCCGCTGCCTTCGGGCCCGTCCGGCGCCGCGGCTGCTTATTGGGAGTCACCGGCACCGTACTGCCTGCAGACCTCGCTGCGCATCCTGGTCCGCGGCAAACAGGATCCCACCATCCGGCTCGGTGACGGCGTTGCGTGGCTGGCCTTCCTTACTCCCGAGGGCCCGGCAACTCTGAATCTGCGGGAAGAACCCGTGCCCGCTCCCGGTGCCCGGATACAGGCCCGGGCATGGGGTCCCGGCGCACGCTGCGCGCTCGCGTCGGTGCCTGACCTGCTGGGTGAAAAGGATGACTGGTCCGGCTTCGACGACGAGGATTTCCGTGCCGGCCTGCCGCGCATGGTGCGCGAAACCCGCCGGCGGAACCTCTCGCTCCGCCTGCCCAGCACGGGCCGCATCATGGATTCCCTGATTCCCGTGGTCCTGGAGCAGAAGGTCACGGTGCTGGAGGCGTACTACGCGTGGCGCTATCTGGTGACCCGTTACGGAACGGACGCCCCGGGACCGGCGCCCGCCGGCATGAAGGCGGCACCGGCGCCGCAGACGTGGCGGCGGATCCCGAGCTGGGACTGGCACAAGGCCCGCGTTGACCATTCCCGTTCCACCACCATCCTCCGGGCCTGCTCACTGGCATCCGGTCTGGAGCGCCTGGCGGGTGTCCCGCTTGGGGAGAACCTGACCTCGAAACTCTGCTCGGTCCCCGGCATCGGAGCCTGGAGTGCTGCGGAAATCACCCAGCGCACGCACGGCGCACCGGACTCGGTATCCGTGGGCGATTATCATCTCGCCGCCTACGTGGGAGCCGCCCTGACCGGCCGCCGAACCGATGACGCAGGCATGCTGAAACTGCTTGAACCCTGGCGCGGGCACCGTCAGCGGGTAGTACGGATGATCATGCTCAGCGGGTACCGCAAGCCCGTTTACGGGCCGAAGCTGGCGCCGATGGACCACCGCCGCCGCTAA
- the amt gene encoding ammonium transporter, producing MNGADTAWVLVCAGLVLFMTPGLALFYGGMVPVRNVLTMMMQNIIPLGVISVTWVLVGYTLAFSNEGNSVLGEFDAFALIGVDTPQFHTVATGVTIPALAFVAYQMMFAIITPALITGATAGRLRFAGWVVFLAAWSILVYPQVARWLWHPKGWLGQLGAQDWAGGMVVHASAGAATVAVLLVVGRRRGWPNLKTSPNNLPLMLVGGGILWFGWFGFNAGDGLQADGIAAQALINTHIAGAAAMLTWLLVERLTSGHSTLVGAVSGAVAGLATITPCAGFVGTGAALLIGLIAGCVCVLAVRLKQVFRYDDALDVIAVHFVGGVLGSFLLGFFADSTVNPVSADGVFSGGGGSLLWHQVVAIVCVVLFSFVLSWIIAAIISRTMGLREPGPEQEDLDHVQQGASAYSLNGITSRPTAAGRAASGGSSDEARKHPRPNHLVSAVVNTERLDGLRDALLMAGARSLELAEASVYTGKIRTEAFRSEKRRMDFDDWLRVQVAVDDDHEEAVVAVLKRFGAEPDSIYRVAITPY from the coding sequence ATGAACGGAGCGGATACCGCCTGGGTGCTGGTCTGTGCCGGACTCGTTCTTTTTATGACACCGGGACTGGCACTTTTCTACGGCGGCATGGTGCCTGTGCGCAACGTGCTGACCATGATGATGCAGAACATCATTCCGCTAGGGGTCATCTCGGTTACCTGGGTCCTGGTGGGGTACACGCTTGCCTTCAGCAACGAGGGCAACTCCGTGCTCGGCGAGTTTGACGCGTTCGCCCTCATCGGCGTCGATACGCCGCAGTTCCATACCGTGGCCACCGGCGTGACCATTCCGGCGCTCGCCTTCGTGGCGTACCAGATGATGTTCGCCATCATCACCCCTGCATTGATCACCGGCGCCACGGCGGGACGGCTGCGATTCGCCGGCTGGGTGGTGTTCCTGGCGGCCTGGTCCATCTTGGTCTATCCCCAGGTGGCCCGCTGGCTGTGGCATCCGAAGGGCTGGCTGGGCCAACTCGGTGCCCAGGACTGGGCAGGCGGCATGGTGGTCCACGCCTCAGCCGGTGCCGCCACGGTTGCGGTGCTGCTGGTGGTGGGCCGCCGCCGGGGCTGGCCCAACCTGAAAACCTCGCCGAACAACCTCCCGCTGATGCTGGTGGGCGGCGGCATTCTGTGGTTCGGCTGGTTCGGATTCAACGCGGGGGACGGCCTGCAGGCGGACGGGATTGCCGCCCAGGCACTGATCAACACCCATATAGCCGGCGCCGCGGCCATGCTGACCTGGCTGCTGGTGGAACGCCTCACCAGCGGTCACAGCACCCTCGTGGGCGCTGTTTCCGGGGCAGTGGCCGGGCTGGCAACAATCACCCCCTGCGCCGGTTTTGTCGGCACCGGGGCGGCCCTGCTGATCGGGCTGATCGCCGGGTGTGTGTGCGTGCTGGCCGTACGGCTCAAGCAGGTTTTCCGTTACGACGACGCCCTGGACGTGATTGCCGTGCACTTTGTGGGCGGCGTCCTCGGCTCGTTCCTTCTGGGGTTTTTCGCGGACAGCACGGTGAACCCGGTCAGCGCTGACGGCGTATTCTCCGGCGGCGGCGGATCGCTGCTGTGGCACCAGGTGGTTGCCATTGTCTGCGTTGTGCTGTTCTCGTTCGTGCTGAGCTGGATCATCGCGGCCATCATCTCCCGCACTATGGGGCTGCGCGAGCCGGGGCCGGAGCAGGAGGACCTGGACCACGTCCAGCAGGGCGCCTCGGCCTACTCGCTCAACGGCATCACCTCACGGCCCACCGCGGCGGGCAGGGCAGCAAGCGGAGGTAGCTCCGACGAGGCGCGGAAGCATCCCCGGCCCAACCATTTGGTCAGTGCCGTGGTTAATACCGAACGCCTCGACGGGCTCCGTGACGCACTGCTGATGGCAGGAGCGCGTTCCCTGGAGCTGGCGGAGGCGTCCGTATACACCGGCAAAATCCGCACCGAAGCCTTCCGCAGCGAAAAGCGGCGGATGGACTTCGATGACTGGCTGCGCGTGCAGGTAGCCGTGGATGACGACCACGAGGAGGCCGTCGTCGCGGTGCTCAAGCGCTTCGGCGCAGAACCCGACTCGATCTACCGCGTGGCCATCACGCCGTACTGA
- the htpX gene encoding zinc metalloprotease HtpX has protein sequence MHHHYNGLKTAALFGVLFAVLLGIGALLSSGTGSPAYIWIFLLIGLATTAYSYWNSDKLAIRAMRAVPVTEAQAPEMYRIVRELSAKAGQPMPRLYVSPTMAPNAFATGRNPQHAAVCCTQGILALLNERELRGVLGHELMHVYNRDILTSSVAAAIAGVITSLGQFLLFFGGGDRRNSNPLATIAMALLAPLAASLIQMAIGRTREYDADEDGARLTDDPLALASALRKLESGTQRAPLPDTDQKLANAAHLMIANPFRSGVRGLLATHPPMADRIQRLERMAGRALGS, from the coding sequence GTGCATCACCATTACAACGGCCTCAAGACTGCGGCGCTGTTCGGTGTGCTCTTCGCCGTGCTGCTGGGTATTGGCGCCCTCCTTTCCAGCGGAACGGGCAGCCCCGCATATATCTGGATTTTCCTGCTCATCGGCCTGGCCACCACGGCGTACAGCTACTGGAACAGCGACAAGCTCGCCATCCGCGCCATGCGTGCGGTGCCTGTCACGGAAGCGCAGGCTCCGGAAATGTACCGGATTGTCCGGGAACTCTCTGCCAAGGCCGGCCAGCCCATGCCGCGGCTGTATGTCTCTCCCACCATGGCTCCCAATGCCTTCGCCACCGGGCGCAACCCGCAGCATGCAGCGGTGTGCTGCACCCAGGGAATCCTTGCCCTGCTCAATGAGCGGGAACTGCGCGGCGTGCTCGGCCATGAGCTGATGCACGTGTACAACCGTGACATCCTGACCTCGTCGGTGGCTGCTGCTATTGCCGGCGTCATCACCTCGCTGGGCCAGTTCCTGCTGTTCTTCGGCGGCGGTGACCGGCGGAACTCCAACCCGCTGGCCACTATCGCCATGGCCCTCCTGGCCCCGCTGGCAGCGTCGCTGATCCAGATGGCCATCGGCCGCACGCGTGAGTACGACGCCGATGAAGACGGTGCCAGGCTCACCGACGATCCGCTGGCGCTGGCTTCTGCCCTGCGGAAGCTGGAAAGCGGAACCCAGCGTGCACCGCTGCCGGACACTGACCAGAAGCTTGCCAATGCCGCCCACCTGATGATTGCCAACCCGTTCCGCTCCGGCGTGCGCGGCCTCCTGGCCACCCACCCGCCGATGGCTGACCGCATCCAGCGGCTGGAGCGGATGGCCGGCCGGGCGCTGGGCTCCTAG